The following coding sequences are from one Coffea arabica cultivar ET-39 chromosome 11e, Coffea Arabica ET-39 HiFi, whole genome shotgun sequence window:
- the LOC113717917 gene encoding uncharacterized protein, producing the protein MKETSIIAFVPRYFFLTLLLSIPFLLFLSYRSSTTTKHSERFSSETSSGLKIRPGYKTYESYIQRQLNKTLNPKLREIWSTRDWDRKIQVFTRFFGELKQRKLLSNDSKALSIGARMGQEVEALRRVGVSDSLGMDLVPAPPLVVEGDFHNQPFEDGTFDFEFSNVFDHALYPEKFVREIERTLKPGGVCVLHVSVNKRADKYSANDLYSVEPLKKLFKRSDLVHVRTVDGFGLDTEVAFRKKKAI; encoded by the coding sequence ATGAAAGAAACCTCAATCATAGCATTTGTCCCCAGATACTTCTTTCTCACTCTCCTCCTTTCCATacctttccttctttttctctcttatcGTTCTTCCACCACCACCAAACACTCAGAACGATTCTCCTCAGAAACGAGCTCGGGCCTAAAAATCCGACCCGGATACAAGACGTACGAGTCCTACATCCAGCGCCAGCTCAACAAGACCCTCAATCCGAAGCTTCGAGAAATATGGAGTACCCGGGACTGGGACAGGAAAATCCAAGTCTTTACCCGTTTCTTCGGCGAGCTGAAGCAGAGGAAGTTGCTTTCTAATGATTCCAAAGCGCTGAGCATCGGGGCCCGGATGGGTCAAGAAGTGGAGGCGTTGAGACGGGTAGGAGTATCCGACTCGCTAGGGATGGACCTGGTCCCAGCTCCACCGCTAGTTGTGGAGGGTGACTTTCATAACCAGCCGTTTGAGGATGGGACTTTTGACTTTGAGTTCTCCAACGTGTTTGATCACGCGCTTTATCCGGAGAAGTTCGTGAGGGAGATCGAACGGACGCTGAAGCCCGGCGGAGTTTGTGTTTTACACGTGTCGGTAAATAAAAGGGCTGATAAGTACTCGGCTAATGATTTGTACAGCGTGGAGCCGTTGAAGAAACTGTTCAAACGCTCCGATTTGGTTCACGTTCGGACTGTTGACGGATTCGGATTGGACACAGAGGTGGCCTTCAGGAAAAAGAAGGCCATCTAA